In Cheilinus undulatus linkage group 3, ASM1832078v1, whole genome shotgun sequence, the genomic window ATGGCTACAGACTGTCACCTCACCATGCAGGCCAGCTCCCCTAAAGACAAGGTCCAGTTCCACTTCCGCTTCTTCCTGGTCTACAGTCTGCTACGAGTGGCCCCTCTAAGTCCCGCCCCAGTCTTCCCAGAGTCCCCTCGTGGCTCTGCCCCTTTGAACCCCAGACTGGAGCCCACTTCAGGTGAGAGCTCAGGGGACCCGTGTCACGCTGGCTCATACGTTCAGTTCTATGATGGACGAGACAGGAACTCACCTCCACTGGGGCCTCCTCTCTGTGGGAAGAGCCCTCCTCGACCCGTCCTGTCCACAGGAAACTACTTGACCCTGAGACTGGTGACTAGAGGGACTCAGCCCAGAGTGGACTTTGTGGGGGATTTCACTTCATTCAGACTGGGTAAGACAGAGAGTTAAATCTGTTCAATCCAGTGAGGGAGTCTTTTATTCATTACTGAAAAATGTGATGGAGATGTTTGGCAATGATGATATGATAATGAGCTAACTgtgggcccatggaggtcagtaaaCCATATTTGTACATATGTAccatatttactttttaacttgaataataaccacCCTTATCAAGCAAATAATACAAATTTCATGTATTTATGCTATATTACAAtatggttgttttttaaatgtaaaccccttttattaaaacacacaTCACTTTTTATTAGTGCGGTTAACGATGTTGAGGGATGCACTGAACTATTAGGAAAGTAATGCCAGACTTTACAGctaggccatgatgtgcacaaatgacaaatgacaaaaaataaaccagaagaaactgaaacaaactaaagtgaataactgaataattttgtaaagagacaaaaattggtgaaaaaatggcaagactggtcaaaatgataacaaaaggcataaatgggattaaagtggttAAATTGTGTGGAAAatggcaaattaaaaaaagcaaaaattgtccaaaaaaaatgacatgaagggaaaagtgggcttaaattgataaaatgagccataagtgtcaaaaaattgatacaaagtggcaagaaatgggctgaaagtaacaaaaacaggagaaaagctgctaaaatggattaaatgcaGAAGAAGTAgcataaatggacaaaaagtggcaaatcagataaagttggcaaaaatttgcaaggAAATGTCTCGGAAATgagcataaagtggcaaaaataaaacgataaaaaaaatcaaatatgggAATACATACAgcaaaagtggcatgaatgcacaaaaagtgacaaaatgcaACTAGAGTTGGCAACAAGTTGCAAaattgttgcagaaatgggcaaaaagtggaatttaaaatggaaaaaagggcaaaaaaatgcaaatatgggaaaaaaagtggcagaattgggtggggaaaaaaaagggtaaaaaagggttaaaagtggcatgaatggaaaaatgggcttaaagtgtcaaaatgggccaaaaatggcaaaaattatgACATGAAGTTacaagaaatgggcagaaaatggaaaaagtagcaaaattaaatggcaaaaattgccaAACACAATTGCTAATATGGtcaaaaagtgctaaaaaatgtggcagaatttggtaaaaagggcaaaaatgtcttaaaaattgcaaaaagatgGGGGCAGTAATGGattgaaaaaagtggtttaagagttccacaaataaatcatttccaacatcagaacccaataatagcctGTCACACCTTCAGTCCCagatgaggtaactgttagccagaacGCTAGCACCAATGTGACTGATCCAACATGcgtacactgatatcatcaataaatcaaaacaggggaggacccattctctgggtttttcaggggctcacAATTCACTGAGCGGGCGTGTCAATGGCAACGGCGGCAATAGTAGCAGTAACACAGCTACTAGgcaattttattacatttaattaaataataataccAGTAATTATTTGCTATCCAGTAGGGTCTTTGCACTACTTTCAGTACTTGGGCACTAATATGCTTAAAAACAGCAACAGGCTAATGCTGCTCACTTTCTCACTAGCAGAATATCACAATTGCTTTTTCAATGCCACATAAATAACACAATATTTTGTGATGTGTGTGATGCATGACTGAatttgaaaacaagaaaagtgtATTTGATCTGCAGTTTAAGGAAAACTCAAATAGCCTTTGTGCTTCATAACAAACCTATCTTTTTCCTAAACATTGTCtctaaattcaaaaacataCCACAGACTTCTGTCTGAGAATAATTATGTAATAATTATATAATTTCAGATTCGCTTATTATAGAAAATTTATAAAAccatcacagctctttctctcaacacagcagtgtatttaaacaCAATGTACTTcccactaatccctgcttgcattaatgctgatgcatcatgctgttgctgctggcaaagctcgacctcctccaccccagcctcctcctttataacataaagcttgttgcaccctcatattcagattcatgctactatagaTTGTTgcttttgaacacattttattgtattgaaTTAGTATTGACATAAATATATCCATCAACAGGGGGGTTTCTAGCAATTattagaaagtcaaagcattttgcttgactaacccagtgagcatcttttgagcaaagCTTTCTCTGCCAACTGAAACTgtgtatccattttgcaataaaatggtaaaatatatgcagagagtgttcctgaatgagTCTacattctgacatttaaagcttATCATTAACTCTGAACCCCCTGTAAGTCCCTTTTTGACTTCTGACAGTCCCTTAACTCCTCTTTGAGAACCACTCAAATTAACCTTGAAATAAAAGGTGGGATAAATCAcattatgacaaaaaataccTTAAATGCCACCTTTTGCTAGCATGGCCTTCCTGTGCATCACTGTAGCAGCATGCTGCACTGGGTTATCTCACCTCTGTGATCTTTTAAACTCCTGACAGCTTAAAGTGCTGAGGGATTTCATAGCTATGACGCTGTTTCTTTTTGCAAGTTTATTCAGATTTTAACCCCTATTTAGTTAATCTAATATCCATTCATGTAAGGGCTTTATCTTTATGAAAGGCTGCATTACAGcagtggtgtccaaactatggcccaggggccaaatgtagCCCGCAgaccatttttgattggcccctAAATATTCTTTCAGTTAAATAGAATAAGGCCCttgttaaaacatgaagcttgtgctggACTGTTATtctttttagtttcagcactaGGCAGTGCTACAATGCtgacactgtaaaaaaaacattttgacaagaagaatttattgctgcttttttttcgGGACCAAATTGAAACActataaatatgtatttaacaAGTtagcaaccaaaataataaaaacgtTTTGATTTATAACACCCTCATGGATTACAGTAGCAAATAGCAACACCAATGATGTTCCATGGTGGTGCCAGTGGTATCCAGAGCTGACCAGGGGCCCCTGAAATTttgattggcctccccaaaatccttaaaattatTTGGCTATTTTCCTTGTCAGCCGTCAACGAGccattcaatcaatcaatcaaacattatttatatagcacctttcaaacaaattcagtTTACAGGATTGTACAAAAGTGATAGACAAAAacgtaaaatggtaaaaaggtttAGAGACTAATGCACACAAAGTAGTTCacgaaaataaataaaaaagtaaataataaaacaagagacagagataaaagacaaagcagaaaagggaaaaatttataaaataagaaaaataaaattagtataaaaacattaataataataattaaacaatgataaaagatTTAACATTCCAAATAATTCAAAGCCTATAAAACTAGACATAAATTCATGGATGATCATAACTAGAGTTCAATAAAAGCCTAAAACcctaaaattaagatttaaaatgttttaagataagaaatagaataaaatagaacaaTGATAGTAATAACCTGTATagtcataaaaattataaaGTACTACATAAAGCCAGACTGAATAAATGAGTTTTCAGCTTGCGTTTAAAAATCTCGATattctcagctcctctcagatcTTCTGGCAGGCTGTTCCGCCATCCTGGAGCATAAAGCATCCCTGatcatatcttaacctacatttgattggttttactaactttactTTCCTCAAGCGGTGAGGTAGCCTATATGAAAgcggccccaccatccttatatatttctgtatgtggcccccagtagaaaaagtttggacacccttggaTTATAGGTTAGATTGCAGTTTTCCTGTCCATTCTTCTGTTGGACGAATATCATACCTTTGTGCCAAAAAGAGACCGATCTGGCAGCTAGTAGGCATTGATGTAAACTCATCAGctttgaatatgttttaaaaggatGAAGATGTGTTTAAGACTAACTGCTTAATGTACAGGAAACTCTGCGAGCAGCCAcgtcttcttctttgtttaagtacaaatcagattaaactttagCAGTAGGCTTATGGCTAATcttgcatttttctttctttttcaggttttaaCCAATCTGAGTGCAGCAGTGAGCCTTACTTCACCTGTAGGAATGGGAAGTGTATCCCTCTGAGCCTGGTGTGTGACGATAAAGGCATCGACAACTGTGGGGATGGAAGTGACCTGGAGGAGAACCTGACCACAGGCTGTAAAGGTCAGTTAGGTCATCAGAGGACTTCTGTGATGCAGAAATACTGTCCTCTTTCTTACTTCCACATGCTAACTGATTAAGAGTTAAATCTTTATACATACAAGGGAGATAAACCCAGATGTTTGCTCTGCTTTAGGACAATTTAAGGCTTGAGGTACATGTAatacattattttgttgtttgcattttaaaagtccataTGAGCTCAGATGTTGCTGTAGGAAAGGGGCAGTTTAACTGGACCAcacttcttttttaaacaaacgcAAAGAgtcacaccaaaagcttgtcttgggACATAAATTGTTTTTGCACGTTCCTGGAGTGGCCTTGGCATCaatggcctgtcatgaatgtgacagacagaacactcctccaatcaccttccaagaattttctgaaaagtcctgcccttcccaaacgatTCTATAGGAGCTCTCCCAGATCAGTGTGAAACATATCCAGCcgatctggcatgtcaggttagctgtttcaTGCCAACAGGACTTTATGTTTAAAACTTTTGGGGTCCTTAAATTCTCAACCAACAGACATAAGGGACAGCGCAATTACACACCCCAAAAACCagtcactctgccagaacacacaatgcagtcaggcatttcaacaggcatccacGATAGCTGCAGTCAGatatatactaggttttaacctagtcttgtttcaAAGTGTTAGGGGTGTTTTGTATGGTGGCCGAGAGGTCTCACATGAATGCAAATTCATaacgctttgcaaaaagaaaaaacacgacgacatttgagaaaaacacaaaaacaaaagttcacaacaaaaatacaaaaacttgctgcagtgcatgaatacaaacactcagcgccGCGCATGGATATATAAACTTGGCACAGCGTAgaggcaaacagattccacaacagcacaaaaatacaacaacttggtgcagcagatgcaaataaaaagtcacaacacAACGGGAGTGGGGCTGTTATTAGGGGCGGACCTGCTAGCTTGCTAGCGGGTCTGTTAGCAATAAAGTTACGTACCACAACACAAACTAACTGAAGACACGCTTGGATCGAGTAATTAAAGTAAGTAAACACTGCTTGTTCGTTAGTAGGGGTGCTGATTGCCTAGCAGTTTGGCCTTGCCCTATATACGTTGGCAGCCTGGGTTCACATCTGgcctggcaaaaaaaacaaaaacaaacaagtgaCACGGATGCTGTAAAATCTCTAAATAGTTGGGTTTATTTACCCTGATTTCAATATTTATCTATGTAATCAGGATTATTGATCTCGCTGTAGTTGAGCGACTCTTATGACCACTATAATCATTTTAAGAACGTTTTGAATGACTGTTTTTACGAAATTAATGTATAAGATAGCTAAATATACGACAAAGCATGTTTAGTTGTTTATTGTTGCACATATATGAAGCATTCATGTTAAATAATTTGAAATCATTATATGAGACCTTTTAGAGAAGATTAAGAGTGTTGTGAAGTTTTACCTCctattattttaccttttgttgacccaattctgttttcttcatcagCAGGTCAGCTTCTTCCTCCTGAACCTCCACCAGCGATAGCAACCCCGCATCCACCTGCTGTGACTCCGCCCACTGCGCCGATTGCTTCACACATGAACTGCGGCATGCCAGACAGCACTCCCAGTCACGAATCAGTAACTGGTAAGAGACCAGTTTGGCATAAACATTACATCAGTGTTAGGTGATTTATAATTATTTATCTATGTTTTAGTATGTTGTTCATCTTTCAAGTGTCCCATAAAGTTTGTATCTTCACATGAATATTTCATAAGGGGAGCCATACTTAAAACAAAGTTACAtgatatagacaaaagtatttggccactgGACCATCACACCAAGATTGTGGCTCAGATTCTCCATCATGCTGGCaggtcaagttcttccacactgaactcataaaaccatgtctttatagtccttgctttgtgtgctggggaacagtcatgttggaatagaaaagagccttccccaaactgttgctacagAGTTTGAAGcttagcattgtccaaaatgtcttggtgtgctgaaacattaagactggccttcactggagccTTATCCACACAGAGACATACTGTATTTATGCATCCTGGAGTTGTGTCTAACCAACGAAGAAGAACAAGGAGGgaaacatatttttcatgatattgtaAATATAACAATCCTGGCTGCTAGCTACAGCATGTCTTCTGAGTAAGACCAAAGCACAAACTACTTACATGTGGCTGTGGTGTAACATTTTGGTCTTGCTGAGAGGACATGCTGTAGTTTGCAGCCAGGACACGCTTCCAGGGTGCTGCTGTCTAATTGGAGCCGAAACAGCCAATCAGACTTCAACGCCCTTTCCCCAagttctctgattggctgattttgtGGTACATTTGTAACACTGTGCACAACTTGAGCGAGCGCACAAGGGAAGTTGAGTATGGACATGATGGGCAGACATTGAGAGATTGTTTGCTCAACCTGAAGTTTTTCTTTGCTAACGTtacatttttcctgaaaatatgATTAGTGTGTTTGCACAGTGTAATTTTCTGTACTCAAAATTTCACATTGCTCGCTCAGAATTGAGGCACAAATATAACTCCAGACTTGCATGTAGCTGTGCAGCCATGgtaacccattccatgaagctcctaccacagtttctgtgcttgcattaatgccagaggaagCTCAGAACTCCTCAGCAATGGAATCA contains:
- the ldlrad2 gene encoding low-density lipoprotein receptor class A domain-containing protein 2 — protein: MMEAESCWLRLLLLLCFMALHSSAIDTVNVVDFCGQTIRGDGMIVNSHQESKKYYFVTMATDCHLTMQASSPKDKVQFHFRFFLVYSLLRVAPLSPAPVFPESPRGSAPLNPRLEPTSGESSGDPCHAGSYVQFYDGRDRNSPPLGPPLCGKSPPRPVLSTGNYLTLRLVTRGTQPRVDFVGDFTSFRLGFNQSECSSEPYFTCRNGKCIPLSLVCDDKGIDNCGDGSDLEENLTTGCKAGQLLPPEPPPAIATPHPPAVTPPTAPIASHMNCGMPDSTPSHESVTDSPASLSLLVLYILLGVVAGSVVLCWCCWSPGWFLWRISICRFLPCCNVPCSSCQLCAQSCTHGKEHRLAKVTPHTPVNGAPAGPAANANSAEENVTVAAV